From a single Streptomyces liliifuscus genomic region:
- a CDS encoding ABC transporter ATP-binding protein, which produces MVAPESLRVLASFARPHRRALTVGLVLALAASALGLATPMVTKWVLDALNDGSSLRGPVVALLVLLVIGAVLYRVQWVLLGTLGEKVVLDARESMVRRYFRATIPAVTARPPGELVSRAVSDTVLLREAASSSVIGLINGVVMLVGTLVLMGFLDLVLLGTTVAAVLVVIVLFAVLMPGIAKAQERAQEHVGRVGGTLEGTLRAIRTVKASGAEDRQAERIAADARASAEYGIRAVRLEATVWTIAWTGIQLAVILILGVGAWRVGEGQLEVSSLIAFLLYAFGLMEPITELSQNLTALQSGIAAAERIRAVDELDAETDGPPAVTDGPPVTDTRATDVRAEPSGRRRRSGPVPSTSGPVPDTSSTALDTNGPVPDTRGPVPDTNGVALDTSSRVLDTNGPVLELKGVTASYGPGREPAVRGVDLAVPARGHTAIVGPSGAGKTTVFSLLLRFLEPQEGALLLDGVPYHRHSHAAIRSRLAYVEQDTPVVPGTIRDNLLISRPDADEEELRQVLADVRLTEKVESLDEGLDAELSTAAVSGGERQRIALARALLREPDVLLLDEATAQLDALTESAVHHCVRRRAREHAVVTIAHRLSTVIDADTIVVMDAGGVRARGTHDELLATDSLYRDLVEALRIADKAPAA; this is translated from the coding sequence ATGGTTGCTCCGGAGAGTCTGCGGGTTCTTGCTTCGTTCGCCCGGCCGCACCGGCGGGCGCTGACGGTCGGGCTGGTGCTCGCGCTGGCCGCGTCGGCGCTGGGTCTGGCCACGCCGATGGTGACCAAGTGGGTGCTGGACGCGCTCAACGACGGGAGTTCGCTGCGTGGTCCGGTGGTCGCGCTGCTCGTACTGCTGGTGATCGGCGCGGTGCTGTACCGCGTGCAGTGGGTGCTGCTCGGCACACTCGGCGAGAAGGTGGTGCTGGACGCCCGGGAGTCGATGGTGCGGCGGTACTTCCGGGCGACGATCCCCGCGGTGACCGCGCGGCCGCCGGGCGAGCTGGTCTCACGGGCGGTCTCGGACACGGTGCTGCTGCGCGAGGCGGCCTCGTCGAGTGTGATCGGGCTGATCAACGGCGTGGTGATGCTGGTCGGCACGCTGGTGCTGATGGGCTTCCTGGACCTGGTCCTGCTCGGCACCACGGTGGCGGCCGTGCTGGTGGTGATCGTCCTGTTCGCGGTGCTGATGCCCGGCATCGCGAAGGCGCAGGAGCGGGCGCAGGAGCACGTGGGCCGGGTCGGCGGCACCCTGGAGGGCACGCTGCGGGCGATCCGTACGGTCAAGGCGAGCGGTGCCGAGGACCGGCAGGCGGAGCGGATCGCGGCGGACGCGCGGGCCTCGGCGGAGTACGGCATCCGCGCGGTGCGGCTGGAGGCCACCGTGTGGACCATCGCCTGGACCGGGATCCAGCTCGCGGTGATCCTCATCCTCGGCGTCGGCGCCTGGCGGGTCGGGGAAGGGCAGTTGGAGGTGTCCAGCCTGATCGCCTTCCTGCTCTACGCCTTCGGGCTGATGGAGCCGATCACGGAGCTGTCGCAGAACCTCACGGCGCTGCAGTCCGGCATCGCCGCGGCGGAACGGATCCGGGCGGTGGACGAGTTGGACGCGGAGACGGACGGACCGCCCGCCGTGACGGACGGGCCGCCCGTGACGGACACGCGGGCGACGGACGTGCGGGCGGAGCCGTCGGGCCGGCGGCGGAGGAGCGGTCCCGTGCCGAGTACGAGCGGTCCCGTGCCGGACACGAGCAGCACAGCGTTGGACACAAACGGTCCCGTGCCGGACACACGCGGCCCGGTGCCGGACACGAACGGCGTGGCGCTGGACACGAGCAGCAGGGTGTTGGACACGAACGGCCCGGTCCTGGAGCTGAAGGGCGTCACGGCCTCGTACGGTCCCGGTCGGGAGCCTGCCGTGCGCGGGGTCGACCTGGCGGTGCCGGCCCGCGGGCACACCGCGATCGTCGGGCCCTCAGGGGCGGGCAAGACCACGGTCTTCTCCCTGCTGTTGCGCTTCCTGGAGCCGCAGGAGGGTGCGCTGCTGCTGGACGGTGTCCCCTACCACCGGCACAGCCACGCGGCGATCCGTTCCAGGCTGGCGTATGTGGAGCAGGACACCCCGGTCGTCCCCGGCACCATCCGCGACAACCTGCTCATCTCCCGGCCGGACGCGGACGAGGAGGAACTGCGTCAGGTGCTCGCGGACGTGCGGCTGACGGAGAAGGTGGAGTCGCTGGACGAGGGGCTGGACGCGGAGTTGTCGACCGCGGCCGTCTCAGGCGGGGAGCGACAGCGCATCGCTCTCGCGCGGGCGCTGCTGCGGGAGCCGGACGTGCTGCTGCTCGACGAGGCGACGGCACAGCTCGACGCGCTCACGGAGTCGGCGGTCCACCACTGTGTCCGGCGGCGGGCGCGGGAGCACGCGGTGGTGACGATCGCGCACCGGCTGTCGACGGTGATCGACGCGGACACGATCGTGGTGATGGACGCGGGCGGTGTCCGCGCCCGGGGCACCCATGACGAACTGCTCGCCACGGACTCCCTCTACCGCGATCTGGTCGAGGCGCTGCGCATCGCGGACAAGGCCCCCGCCGCATAA
- a CDS encoding low temperature requirement protein A — protein sequence MTPDASSESAPRRSRTVPSPRPLRRMTARGRNEAHRVASPLELFFDLCFVVAIAQAGVQLVHSVAEAHAAEGILNYAMVFFAIWWAWMNFTWFASAYDNDDALYRVVTLIQIAGVLVLAAGVSKAFEDHDFLLVLLGYVIMRMALTVQWLRAARNADGAERRMALRYAGGVVVCQIGWVGLVLLPESARPWLFLVMAIAEMCVPLLAEREFNTVWHPHHISERYGLFTIIVLGETIAAATIAVKVGVDENDALGELLPIASGGLLIIFAAWWIYFVVPIHGHLSSSRKAFLWGYGHYVIFASAAAIGAGLEVAVEQAVGKAHISTPAASAAVTLPTALFLLTVWALHARHYKVGTAQQLVLPVTALAVALCTFLGDWAVLAAGVVTALAVAVGVTLTARMAAREEREEAVAGASAT from the coding sequence ATGACGCCCGATGCCTCTTCCGAATCTGCTCCGCGCCGCTCCCGAACCGTCCCCTCCCCTCGGCCGCTGCGCAGGATGACCGCGCGCGGGCGGAACGAGGCACACCGGGTCGCGTCGCCGCTGGAGCTGTTCTTCGATCTGTGTTTCGTCGTGGCCATCGCCCAGGCGGGAGTGCAGCTGGTGCACTCCGTCGCGGAGGCGCACGCGGCCGAGGGCATCCTGAACTACGCGATGGTGTTCTTCGCCATCTGGTGGGCGTGGATGAACTTCACCTGGTTCGCGTCGGCGTACGACAACGACGACGCGCTGTACCGGGTCGTCACCCTGATCCAGATCGCCGGTGTGCTGGTGCTGGCCGCCGGGGTGTCCAAGGCGTTCGAGGACCACGACTTCCTGTTGGTCCTGCTGGGCTATGTGATCATGCGGATGGCGCTGACCGTGCAGTGGCTGCGCGCGGCCCGGAACGCGGACGGTGCCGAGCGGCGGATGGCGTTGCGGTACGCGGGCGGGGTCGTGGTGTGCCAGATCGGCTGGGTGGGGCTGGTGCTCCTGCCGGAGTCCGCCCGGCCGTGGCTGTTCCTGGTGATGGCGATCGCCGAGATGTGCGTCCCGCTGTTGGCGGAGAGGGAGTTCAACACGGTCTGGCATCCGCACCACATCTCCGAGCGGTACGGGCTCTTCACGATCATCGTCCTCGGCGAGACCATCGCCGCGGCCACGATCGCGGTGAAGGTGGGGGTGGACGAGAACGACGCCTTGGGCGAGCTCCTCCCGATCGCCTCGGGCGGGCTGCTGATCATCTTCGCCGCGTGGTGGATCTACTTCGTCGTACCGATCCACGGCCATCTCAGCTCCAGCAGGAAGGCGTTCCTGTGGGGGTACGGCCACTATGTGATCTTCGCGTCGGCGGCGGCGATCGGTGCCGGGCTGGAGGTCGCGGTGGAGCAGGCGGTCGGCAAGGCGCACATCTCCACGCCGGCGGCGTCGGCCGCGGTGACGCTTCCGACAGCGTTGTTCCTCCTGACCGTGTGGGCGCTGCACGCCCGCCACTACAAGGTGGGTACGGCGCAGCAACTGGTGCTGCCGGTCACGGCGTTGGCGGTGGCCCTGTGCACGTTCCTGGGTGACTGGGCGGTGCTCGCGGCTGGTGTGGTGACCGCGCTCGCGGTGGCCGTGGGGGTGACACTGACCGCCCGGATGGCCGCGCGGGAGGAGCGCGAGGAGGCCGTGGCGGGCGCGTCGGCCACGTAG
- the mscL gene encoding large conductance mechanosensitive channel protein MscL, whose amino-acid sequence MVSEQKKDPSVWDGFKAFLMRGNVVDLAVAVVIGAAFTNIVNSVVKGVINPLVGAFGTKDLNQYSSCLKDPCRFDEATGTATSGIPIMWGTVLSATLTFLITAAVVYFLMVLPMSKYLAKQAARQKAKESTQEVIEVSELEVLKEIRDALVAQRGSGHNEQ is encoded by the coding sequence CTGGTGAGCGAGCAGAAGAAGGATCCGAGCGTCTGGGACGGCTTCAAGGCCTTCCTGATGCGCGGGAATGTCGTCGATCTGGCTGTCGCGGTGGTCATCGGCGCCGCCTTCACCAACATCGTCAACTCCGTGGTGAAGGGCGTGATCAATCCACTGGTCGGCGCCTTCGGCACCAAGGACCTCAACCAGTACAGCTCGTGTCTGAAGGACCCGTGCCGGTTCGACGAGGCGACGGGGACCGCGACGAGCGGTATCCCCATCATGTGGGGCACGGTCCTCAGCGCGACGCTGACCTTTCTGATCACCGCGGCCGTCGTCTACTTCCTGATGGTCCTGCCGATGTCCAAGTACCTCGCCAAGCAGGCGGCCCGCCAGAAGGCGAAGGAGAGTACGCAGGAAGTGATCGAGGTGAGCGAGCTGGAGGTTCTGAAGGAGATCCGCGACGCCCTGGTGGCCCAGCGCGGCTCGGGGCACAACGAGCAGTAG
- a CDS encoding L,D-transpeptidase, producing the protein MTTPDTTARRALVACAALMVGALTLTACGGDAKADNKSEDKNGDTKTSAAKILISAKDGSTAASINSTGVKVSDGRLTEVAMKESATGAAVPGSIAANGKSWKPKEQLERGTKYQISATAKDGDGKPAAANSIFTTVSTDNSFIGTYTPDGGTKVGVGMPVSFTFDKAIGDGKFRKDVQSHITVTSSSGQKVVGHWFGAQRLDFRPQAYWKAGSEVTMKIDLDGVEGANGVYGVQDKTVTFTVGRSQVSTVDVSTQTMTVVRDGRTVKTIPISAGSPDNSTYNGQMVISEKFRQTRMNGSTVGYGGEYDIADVPNAMRLTTSGTFIHGNYWYNKGNPPFGKQGTSHGCVGMADVQGANGDTAAKWFFDNSLVGDVVTVKNSPDKTVAPDNGLNGWNMAWSAWTAGSAV; encoded by the coding sequence GTGACAACGCCGGACACAACAGCGAGGCGCGCGCTGGTGGCCTGTGCCGCCCTGATGGTCGGCGCCCTGACCCTCACCGCGTGCGGCGGCGACGCCAAGGCCGACAACAAGTCCGAGGACAAGAACGGCGACACCAAGACCTCGGCGGCGAAGATCCTCATCTCCGCCAAGGACGGCTCGACGGCGGCGTCGATCAACTCGACCGGGGTGAAGGTCAGCGACGGCAGGCTGACCGAGGTGGCGATGAAGGAGTCGGCCACGGGGGCGGCCGTACCGGGGTCGATCGCGGCGAACGGGAAGAGCTGGAAGCCGAAGGAACAGCTGGAGCGCGGGACCAAGTACCAGATATCGGCCACCGCGAAGGACGGCGACGGAAAGCCGGCGGCGGCCAACTCCATCTTCACGACGGTGTCCACGGACAACAGCTTCATCGGTACGTACACACCGGACGGCGGCACGAAGGTCGGCGTCGGGATGCCGGTGTCGTTCACCTTCGACAAGGCGATCGGCGACGGGAAGTTCAGGAAGGACGTCCAGTCGCACATCACCGTCACGTCCAGCAGTGGACAGAAGGTGGTCGGGCACTGGTTCGGCGCGCAGCGGCTGGACTTCCGGCCCCAGGCGTACTGGAAGGCCGGTTCCGAGGTCACGATGAAGATCGACCTGGACGGCGTCGAGGGCGCGAACGGCGTCTACGGCGTGCAGGACAAGACGGTCACCTTCACGGTCGGGCGCTCCCAAGTGTCCACGGTCGACGTCAGCACCCAGACCATGACGGTCGTACGGGACGGCAGGACCGTGAAGACGATCCCGATCTCGGCGGGCAGCCCGGACAACAGCACGTACAACGGGCAGATGGTGATCTCGGAGAAGTTCCGGCAGACGCGGATGAACGGGTCGACGGTCGGCTACGGCGGCGAGTACGACATCGCGGACGTGCCGAACGCGATGCGGCTGACGACCTCGGGGACCTTCATCCACGGCAACTACTGGTACAACAAGGGCAATCCGCCCTTCGGCAAGCAGGGCACCAGCCACGGCTGCGTGGGGATGGCGGACGTACAGGGCGCGAACGGCGACACGGCCGCCAAGTGGTTCTTCGACAACTCGCTCGTCGGGGACGTCGTGACGGTCAAGAACTCCCCCGACAAGACGGTCGCACCGGACAACGGGCTCAACGGCTGGAACATGGCATGGAGTGCCTGGACCGCAGGAAGTGCCGTCTGA
- a CDS encoding P1 family peptidase encodes MTVDALTDVAGLRVGHATRIGDGWLTGTTVVLAPEGGAVAAVDVRGGGPGTKETDALDPRNVVRKIEALVLTGGSAYGLDSATGVMAWLEERGRGVRVGPDPRQVVPVVPAACVFDLGRGGDFRARPDAAVGREAVEAAAASEAGAPVQEGSVGAGTGAAVGMMKGGVGTASAVLESGVTVAALVVANAAGSVVEPETGALYGELVQGLLSCPAAEVHEAARARLAEAAAKNSLPPLNTTLAVVATDADLSKAQAQKLAGTAHDGIARAVRPVHLLHDGDTVFALATGAHPLAEENPLALNEVLAAGADLVTRAIVRAVRTAESVEGPGGLWPSYGELYGQR; translated from the coding sequence ATGACAGTTGACGCTCTGACGGATGTGGCCGGGTTGCGCGTGGGGCATGCCACGAGGATCGGTGACGGGTGGCTCACCGGTACGACGGTTGTCCTCGCACCGGAAGGTGGCGCGGTCGCGGCGGTGGACGTGCGCGGTGGCGGGCCGGGTACCAAGGAGACCGACGCGCTCGATCCGCGCAATGTGGTGCGGAAGATCGAGGCGCTCGTACTGACCGGTGGCAGCGCGTACGGGCTGGACTCGGCGACGGGTGTGATGGCCTGGCTGGAGGAGCGAGGGCGCGGGGTGCGGGTCGGGCCCGATCCGCGGCAGGTGGTGCCCGTGGTGCCGGCGGCCTGTGTGTTCGACCTCGGCCGGGGCGGCGACTTCCGGGCCAGGCCGGACGCGGCGGTCGGCCGCGAGGCGGTGGAGGCCGCGGCGGCGAGCGAGGCGGGCGCGCCTGTTCAGGAGGGGTCCGTGGGCGCCGGGACGGGGGCGGCCGTCGGAATGATGAAGGGAGGGGTCGGCACCGCGAGTGCCGTGCTCGAATCGGGTGTCACGGTGGCGGCGCTGGTCGTGGCCAACGCGGCGGGGTCGGTGGTGGAGCCGGAGACGGGGGCGTTGTACGGGGAGTTGGTCCAGGGGCTGTTGAGCTGTCCGGCCGCGGAGGTTCACGAGGCTGCGCGGGCGCGGCTCGCCGAGGCCGCCGCGAAGAACAGCCTTCCCCCGCTGAACACCACCCTCGCGGTGGTCGCCACCGACGCCGACCTGTCGAAGGCACAGGCCCAGAAGCTGGCGGGCACGGCCCACGACGGCATCGCACGCGCCGTCCGGCCGGTACACCTCCTCCACGACGGCGACACGGTCTTCGCACTCGCCACGGGAGCGCATCCCCTGGCAGAAGAAAACCCGCTCGCCCTGAACGAGGTCCTCGCCGCCGGCGCGGACCTGGTGACCCGCGCAATCGTCCGAGCGGTACGCACCGCCGAGTCGGTGGAGGGCCCGGGAGGACTGTGGCCGTCGTACGGGGAGCTGTACGGGCAGCGGTAG
- the pfkB gene encoding 1-phosphofructokinase, with translation MILTVTPNPSLDRTYEVPSLDRGEVIRATGERMDPGGKGVNVSRAVAAAGRRTVAVLPLGGAPGALVADLLDAQGIEVAPVPVAGATRSNIALAEADGVLTKINAPGPELTSAEEELLLETVREQSGDADWIACCGSLPRGLAPSWYAEIVARAHRAGVRIALDTSGPALLAALRERPDVVKPNAEELAEAVGRPLATVGDAVKAAEELRELGARAVLASLGADGQLLVSEDGAWFAGARVDVVRSNVGAGDSSLAGFLIAGGSGPGALASAVAHGAAAVQLPGSVMPSPADLDPSAVTVTSEIPVDRVLTEPVS, from the coding sequence ATGATCCTCACCGTCACCCCGAACCCGTCGCTGGACCGTACGTACGAGGTCCCCTCGCTCGACCGCGGCGAGGTCATACGGGCCACCGGCGAGCGCATGGACCCGGGCGGCAAGGGCGTCAACGTCTCGCGGGCCGTCGCCGCGGCCGGCCGGCGCACCGTCGCCGTGCTGCCGCTCGGCGGAGCGCCCGGCGCGCTCGTCGCCGACCTCCTCGACGCACAGGGCATCGAGGTCGCGCCGGTCCCGGTCGCCGGGGCGACCCGCTCGAACATCGCGCTCGCCGAGGCCGACGGCGTACTGACGAAGATCAACGCACCCGGACCCGAACTCACCTCCGCCGAGGAGGAGTTGCTCCTGGAGACCGTGCGCGAGCAGTCCGGCGACGCCGACTGGATCGCCTGCTGCGGCAGCCTGCCGCGGGGCCTGGCCCCCTCCTGGTACGCCGAGATCGTCGCCCGCGCCCACCGGGCGGGCGTCCGTATCGCGCTCGACACCTCGGGACCGGCGCTCCTCGCGGCCCTCCGCGAACGGCCCGACGTCGTCAAGCCCAACGCCGAGGAACTCGCCGAGGCCGTCGGCCGCCCCCTCGCCACGGTCGGCGACGCGGTCAAGGCCGCCGAGGAACTGCGCGAGCTGGGCGCCCGAGCCGTGCTCGCCTCCCTCGGCGCCGACGGGCAACTGCTCGTCAGCGAGGACGGCGCGTGGTTCGCGGGCGCGCGCGTCGACGTCGTACGCAGCAATGTGGGCGCGGGCGACTCCTCGCTCGCCGGTTTCCTCATCGCCGGCGGCAGCGGTCCCGGCGCGCTCGCCTCCGCGGTGGCCCATGGCGCGGCCGCCGTCCAGCTTCCGGGCAGCGTGATGCCGAGCCCGGCGGACCTCGACCCGTCCGCGGTGACCGTCACCTCCGAGATCCCCGTGGACCGCGTACTGACGGAGCCGGTGTCATGA
- a CDS encoding TetR/AcrR family transcriptional regulator, translated as MDTAVSDRSGARGRTRRAILDAAAAVLAKNSGASLGDVAAAAGVGRTTVHRYFAERTDLLKALGADVLEKVAAATDRSRLDDGPALAALERLCQELFELGDALTLVFDESLVATWNWEGWEEDTDADRALAHLIERGHTEGAFDPTLDVDWIVQTLWSLLYVAWQRGRTTGTKHEALTLCLHTLRKAVAPGP; from the coding sequence ATGGACACCGCAGTAAGCGACCGGAGCGGCGCGCGAGGTCGCACGAGGCGCGCCATCCTCGACGCCGCCGCCGCCGTACTGGCCAAGAACTCCGGGGCCTCCCTCGGCGACGTGGCCGCCGCGGCGGGCGTCGGCCGCACCACGGTCCACCGCTACTTCGCGGAGCGCACCGACCTCCTGAAGGCCCTGGGCGCCGACGTCCTCGAAAAGGTCGCCGCCGCGACCGACCGCAGCCGCCTGGACGACGGCCCGGCCCTCGCAGCCCTGGAACGGCTGTGCCAGGAACTCTTCGAACTCGGCGACGCCCTCACCCTCGTCTTCGACGAGTCCCTGGTCGCCACCTGGAACTGGGAGGGCTGGGAGGAGGACACCGACGCCGACCGCGCCCTCGCCCACCTCATCGAACGCGGCCACACCGAAGGCGCCTTCGACCCCACCCTGGACGTCGACTGGATCGTCCAGACCCTCTGGTCCCTGCTCTACGTGGCCTGGCAACGAGGCCGCACCACCGGCACCAAACACGAAGCCCTGACCCTGTGCCTACACACCCTCAGAAAGGCGGTCGCGCCGGGGCCGTAG
- a CDS encoding PTS fructose transporter subunit IIABC: MSEMITADLVDLDLSADTKEAAARALAERMVSLGRVTDLDGFLADVAAREAQMPTGLDGGIGIPHCRSEHVTEPTLAFGRSTDGIDFGAPDGPADLIFLIAAPAGADDAHLTILSSLARQLMNADFTSALRSVDDAAGAAALISGEEPETAPAAATTAAESGAEGSSEGSGDTDASEAASGTAPGSAPAPAPAGTDDKGAADGKGGRPFRIVAVTSCPTGIAHTYMAAESLENAGRDAGDVEIVVETQGSAGFTRLDPAVIAAADGVIFAHDMPVREKDRFAGKPTVDVGVKAGISKAAELISQVRGKAERGEVTAAAGPRGGTPVERAGEPGEGYGTKLRKWLMSGVSYMVPFVAAGGLLIALGFAIGGYQINEAKPVTEVFNWGQVDSWAALLFQIGGVAFGFLIPVLAGYIAYGMADRPGLVPGFVGGMISANIAAGFLGGLAAGLLAGGVVLAIQRIKIPPVLRGIMPVVVIPLISSIIVGFLMFIVIGKPIAEAQKAMTDWLSGLSGTNAVLLGVLLGLMMCFDLGGPVNKVAYAFATGGIAVQDPSGSAMKIMATVMAAGMVPPLGMALATTIRKKLFTTAERENGKAAWVLGASFISEGAIPFAAADPLRVIPASMAGGAVTGALTMTFGSTLRAPHGGIWVTFLIGKPFLYLLAIAIGTAVTAGLVIVLKGMRRTTPEGETDKTPETPTATQKKEPIAA; this comes from the coding sequence ATGAGCGAGATGATCACCGCGGACCTGGTCGATCTCGACCTGTCCGCCGATACGAAGGAAGCGGCGGCCCGCGCCCTCGCCGAGCGCATGGTGTCCCTGGGCCGGGTGACCGACCTGGACGGCTTCCTTGCCGACGTGGCCGCCCGCGAGGCCCAGATGCCGACCGGCCTCGACGGCGGCATCGGCATCCCGCACTGCCGCAGCGAGCACGTCACCGAGCCGACGCTGGCCTTCGGGCGCAGCACGGACGGGATCGACTTCGGCGCGCCGGACGGACCGGCCGACCTGATCTTCCTGATCGCCGCCCCGGCCGGAGCGGACGACGCCCACCTCACGATCCTGTCGTCACTGGCCCGCCAGCTGATGAACGCCGACTTCACCTCGGCGCTGCGGTCGGTGGACGACGCGGCGGGGGCTGCCGCCCTGATCAGCGGCGAGGAGCCCGAGACAGCGCCCGCGGCTGCGACCACGGCCGCCGAGTCGGGTGCCGAGGGCTCCTCCGAGGGCTCCGGTGACACGGATGCCTCCGAGGCGGCATCCGGCACCGCCCCCGGGTCTGCCCCGGCCCCCGCACCCGCCGGTACGGACGACAAGGGTGCCGCCGACGGAAAGGGCGGGCGACCGTTCCGTATCGTCGCCGTCACCTCCTGCCCCACCGGTATCGCGCACACCTACATGGCGGCCGAGTCGCTGGAGAACGCGGGCCGGGACGCCGGTGACGTCGAGATCGTCGTCGAGACGCAGGGCTCGGCCGGTTTCACCCGGCTCGACCCGGCCGTCATCGCCGCGGCGGACGGCGTGATCTTCGCGCACGACATGCCCGTACGGGAGAAGGACCGGTTCGCCGGGAAGCCCACCGTGGACGTCGGCGTGAAGGCCGGCATCAGCAAGGCGGCCGAGCTGATCTCCCAGGTGCGCGGCAAGGCAGAGCGCGGCGAGGTCACGGCGGCCGCCGGGCCCCGCGGCGGTACGCCCGTGGAGCGGGCCGGCGAGCCCGGTGAGGGCTACGGCACGAAGCTCCGCAAGTGGCTGATGTCCGGCGTGAGTTACATGGTCCCGTTCGTGGCCGCGGGCGGTCTGCTGATCGCGCTCGGGTTCGCGATCGGCGGCTACCAGATCAACGAGGCCAAGCCGGTCACCGAGGTCTTCAACTGGGGACAGGTCGACAGCTGGGCCGCGCTGCTCTTCCAGATCGGTGGCGTCGCCTTCGGCTTCCTGATCCCCGTACTCGCCGGCTACATCGCGTACGGCATGGCGGACCGGCCAGGTCTTGTGCCCGGCTTCGTCGGCGGAATGATCTCGGCCAACATCGCCGCGGGCTTCCTCGGCGGTCTGGCCGCGGGTCTGCTGGCCGGTGGGGTCGTCCTCGCCATCCAGCGGATCAAGATCCCACCGGTGCTGCGCGGCATCATGCCGGTGGTCGTGATCCCGCTGATCTCCTCGATCATCGTCGGCTTCCTGATGTTCATCGTGATCGGCAAGCCCATCGCCGAGGCACAGAAGGCCATGACGGACTGGCTCTCCGGCCTCTCCGGCACCAACGCCGTCCTGCTCGGTGTGCTGCTCGGCCTGATGATGTGCTTCGACCTCGGCGGCCCGGTCAACAAGGTCGCGTACGCCTTCGCCACGGGCGGTATCGCGGTCCAGGACCCGAGCGGGTCCGCGATGAAGATCATGGCCACGGTCATGGCGGCCGGCATGGTCCCGCCGCTGGGCATGGCCCTGGCGACCACGATCCGCAAGAAGCTGTTCACCACGGCGGAGCGGGAGAACGGCAAGGCGGCCTGGGTACTGGGCGCCTCCTTCATCTCCGAGGGCGCGATCCCGTTCGCGGCGGCCGACCCACTGCGGGTCATCCCCGCCTCGATGGCGGGCGGCGCGGTCACCGGCGCCCTGACCATGACGTTCGGCTCGACCCTGCGCGCCCCGCACGGCGGCATCTGGGTCACCTTCCTGATCGGCAAGCCCTTCCTCTACCTGCTCGCCATCGCGATCGGCACAGCGGTCACGGCAGGCCTGGTCATCGTCCTGAAGGGCATGCGCAGGACGACCCCGGAGGGCGAAACGGACAAGACCCCGGAAACCCCGACGGCCACACAGAAGAAGGAACCGATAGCAGCCTGA
- a CDS encoding DUF6227 family protein, with the protein MSVPYETTAYESAESPESPEEHLARLLGRALNSFELPDETIRRLDRALAHDSSLHSAHHSAGLHRETYRHTWLLADGSALTLWELVHNTAPGRDTQHEVYEDEEELRTATGRLPLPADAPDFELPVLVRVSHVPEPLHAYVPDDSADHGRRLLRRAENSDRPGEDMADLLRTAFAHQITQAFGRPCRAGERGLCFALYEHAFLLHDGRELSLWEVEHTATPDGRHMCEVYPSEEDARSAMERRAAASGG; encoded by the coding sequence TTGAGCGTTCCGTACGAGACGACAGCGTACGAGTCAGCCGAGTCGCCCGAGTCTCCGGAGGAGCATCTCGCGCGGCTCCTCGGCCGTGCCCTGAACTCCTTCGAGCTGCCGGACGAGACGATACGGCGGCTGGACCGGGCCCTGGCCCACGACAGTTCGCTGCACTCCGCGCACCACAGCGCGGGGCTGCACCGCGAGACGTACCGGCACACCTGGCTGCTGGCCGATGGGAGCGCGCTCACGCTCTGGGAGCTCGTCCACAACACCGCACCGGGCCGCGACACGCAGCACGAGGTGTACGAGGACGAGGAGGAGCTGCGCACCGCGACGGGGCGCCTGCCGCTGCCGGCGGACGCGCCGGACTTCGAACTGCCGGTGCTGGTGCGGGTGTCGCACGTCCCCGAGCCGCTGCACGCGTACGTTCCCGACGACTCCGCGGATCATGGGCGGCGGCTGCTGCGGCGCGCGGAGAACTCCGACCGGCCCGGCGAGGACATGGCCGATCTGCTGCGGACGGCGTTCGCGCACCAGATCACCCAGGCCTTCGGGCGGCCGTGCCGGGCGGGTGAGCGTGGGTTGTGCTTCGCGCTCTACGAGCACGCGTTTCTGCTCCACGACGGGCGGGAGCTGTCGCTGTGGGAGGTCGAGCACACGGCTACGCCCGATGGGCGGCACATGTGTGAGGTGTATCCGTCGGAGGAGGACGCGCGGTCGGCGATGGAGCGGCGCGCGGCTGCCTCCGGCGGTTAG